The Cyclopterus lumpus isolate fCycLum1 chromosome 3, fCycLum1.pri, whole genome shotgun sequence genome includes the window cagagttgttgtgactgccctggcattgcaatctcagcctttatactttgcttgtgatcagagaataaatctaccagaacgagagaagttgttggctgaattcttccaaaggcacATGCGCACTCATACAGCTGGTTATGCCCTTCTATGCATTGCCtctgttatgtgcgcagctgcaggacactggacccaaacgccgtcaacactggaaaaggcaactttattgctcaacaggattcaaaacaaacaaaacaggctcacacacatgatcttcaatgatctagacaagacgaactgacaaaggggaatgacatgaacaggacttaaatacagagggctggtgcaggtgatcggacacaggaggaaacaatcagggacagggcagacaatcacagggacaggaagtgcagagaaacagaggacacgagagacaaggacttcaaaataaaacaggaaacacgacacaacactacagatccactacagatcctgacataacccccccctcaagaggcggattccagacgtcccaacacagtcccccagggtgggtggaggggagccgggcCCAAAAgcatggcagaagaagtccgggggacgggccggaggacgaccaccaggaggactgacctgctccggaggacgggcagaagggcgaccaccaggcagacagacggactcccggggacgggctgaaggacggccaccagacgaacagacggactccggaaaaccgggctttggaaaaccgggctcaggggaaccgggctctggagccgtaggccGTGCCAAAGGAATCCCAGGAATAGAAGCcagaagcggccagggtggcgaacgaacacagggagcctgagtcggccggggcggcaacgggacaggaggaaacggagtctgccggggcggcgacgtgaccggGGGAaccggagtcggccggggcggcgacgggacccggggtcggccggggggtcggccggggcgccgacgggacacggggagccggggcgccgacgggacacggggagccggggcgccgacgggacacggggagccggggtcggccggggcgccgacgggacacggggagctgggtcggccggggcgccgatagtacacgaggagctggagtcggaagttggggttggccagaacacggaggcggcaacaggaacaggcgagggctgcagcaagGAGGCGACTGTGGGAACCGGAGtggtctgcggcacagaggcggcagccggaaccctccaccgacgcggtccggaggtttgcaccacccactccggggctgggcctgcgtgacttctgcccctggggctacgaggccccccataagcccaacaggtcccgttgaaggggtctggtgccgagaccctatgggggttgtagttccccttctggaggctacgagggcccccataggccaagcgggtctcttcgaaggggtttggtgccgagaccctatgggggttgtagttccccttctggaggctacgagggcccccataggccaagcgggtcccttcgagggggttgtaggctgggtcacaaaaagttatttcaataaaaattcagcacGGACCATTTAGTTGGGCCACAAACCAGAACCACTGGTCTAATCCcagttgatgtgtttttaaatcaattgaAATTGTACCCCAATTTTAGGTTATTTAATTTAGCCAATTCATAACCAGCAAGTAACCACACAGATATGCTTAatatttgttgattttatttaatctcaaGACCTCAGGAGATCAGTAAAGGATGatgttgaagaagaaagaaggatggaGAAAATTAACCACAATTCTGTTCTCAATTCAGTCATTCTTCAGTTAtggaacaaaatgtcagtttctaCAGTAAAACTAAATCAAGGAAGTATTGAGTTTAAACTGAAGAGAAACGttgctgaagagaaagaaggttaCAAATGTTCCTCAGTTTCATCACCGATGAGAATTCAGCTCAAACCACAGTGCTGCATAGAGAACATGAAATACTTTGACAATGGAAAACCATTTAAATTCATATATACATGACAATacataacacatgaaacataagaCAATACCAGAGAAACTGACGTCAAAGAATATAAATTGATTTGTAGCTTAATCTCAGCTGAATAGATTTATGTTGGAATAACCGAGACAAGAAAATCTTGTTGAGAAACTCCACGACTAATTAGTTTCTCTAGTGTGGATAATTAAATGTCGTTTCAGATGTTgcttttgtgaaaatgttttatcacaAACTGACAACTAAATGTTTCCCCTGTGTGGACAAACAGTCATGTGAGCGTTCAGGTTTCTCTTTCGTTGAAATGTTTGACTACACattgaacaactaaatggtttctctcctgtgtggtcAATCATGTGATAGTTCAGGTTTCCCTTATGTCTAAATGGTTTACTACaaactgaacaactaaatggtttctctcctgtgtggatggTCATGTGAGCGTTCAGGTTTCTCTTTCGTGTAAATATTTTACTACACACAGAACATCTAAATGGTTTCGCTCCTGTGTGGACATTCATGTGAGCGTTCAGGTTTCCTTTTagtgaaaatgttttactacacacagaacaactaaatagtttctctcctgtgtggacagtcatgtgACCCTTCAGGGTTcccttttgtgtaaatgttttactacacacagaacaactaaatagtttctctcctgtgtggacaatcatgtgtctctttagaCACTTATTCAATCCAAATCTTTTGTCACAAAGTgagcattgaaatggtttctctcctgttttggAGCTAGTGGGTTTCTCCAGATGTCCCTTGTGGTCAGAGCTTCCAGCACATTCAGGAGAGCTGATTGATGTATTTCCAGTACTACAGTTCACATCACTTACAGgtacttctttgttttgaggGTTCACATCTGACTGAGgttcctcagtctcctcccaaTCAGCACTGTCCTCAGTCTCATCAGTATCTGGTCCTGGATGTCTTTCTGgatctaacttcctgtctggttctggtcctccacaatccgctccatcagcttctgtttccatgtgttcagtttgtctttgatgaagctgagaggactgagcttcctcttcatcatcttcactctttacagtgaatgagaacttgagaccagcctcctccagcccttgaagctgctctacctcctgactggtccagagttcctcctgttcccctttaatgtgggggggttctgggtcctcctgttcctctttaatgtgggggggctctgggtcctcctgttcctctttaatgtgggggggctttgggtcctcctgttcctctttaatgtgggggggctttgggtcctcctggtcttctttaatgtgggggggctctgggtcctcctgttcctctttaatgtgggggggctctgggtcctcctcttcctctttaatgtgggggggctttgggtcctcctggtcttctttaatgtgggggggctctgggtcctcctgttcctctttaatgtgggggggctttgggtcctcctggtcttctttaatgtgggggggctctgggtcctcctgttcctctttaatgtgggggggttctggatcctctggagaataataaaatacgTCTTATGAATCTcatattaaactctttattattCAAGAGGTTTATCAATGAAAAATCAGTGAATTAGTTGTGAATGAGAAGCATGaacaaactttaaaatgttctacttCACTTAATCAAAGTCAAACGATGCAGAGAGACTGTTTACATATTGAGCTATGAtgattatgtttttataaataaaataataaaatagctATTGTGGTGGAGGAGATGAACTAGTTTCAGTATGGGTATGAAAACAGTCGCACTTTTCATATagttaaagaaacaaaggaccaACCTGCTCTTTGTAACCGGACTTCCGGGTTGAACACAGCGTCCAGTCGTTTCCGGTgtcgctcgttctcctctctggaactaCAAAGTTCCTCCTCGTACTCTGCTATCGTTCTTTCAAACAGACCAAAGATCTCTTGCGCAGCCGCAGTTAGTCGCTGGTTGACTAAACATCTCAGCTGTTGGACTTTAGACATCTTCACGAGCTCACAGAAACGTTTCCTCCAGACAACTCCGTTAAAAACGCTTCGCTCACTCGGCCCCGCTCGGTGTCGCTCGGCTCCGTTCGGGTCCGTCTCCCTCCTGCTGGCGCGCTGACGTCACGAGGAGACGATCCGGACGTGTTCAATGAAGCGGAACCACACAGAGTCCACTCAGACAGGTCCACGTGCACGTTGTGGGTCGATGACGCGCACAGTTTAGTCTCTATGAAGAGTCGCTGCGACTCGCCGCGTGGCCGAGTTCCGTCTCCGTCTACTTCCTGCTGGCTCGCGACGCTGAGCTCAACCTTTGGACCAAGTCCTCTTCAACACGTTAGTCCACACATCCGGGCTCTGGTGGGTCCTTCCGGTTGTATCTGAAGAACCGTGTGACTAAAAGAGTTGGACTCACGTGGTCCTGTTAACTGCAGACTTCCggccgtcttcttcttctccttgactTTTACCGGCGGTTGGCACCCCTATATTTGGTGCAttagcgccacctgctggtccGGAGTATGGATCAGACGGTAGGCTCTCTTTACCCCAGAAACAAAACCACcccaatatataaatatatatatacaaaaagaaaaggaaaataaaaaatatttaacccTCAACCCTACATTTCAATTATG containing:
- the LOC117725428 gene encoding gastrula zinc finger protein xLCGF3.1-like, whose amino-acid sequence is MSKVQQLRCLVNQRLTAAAQEIFGLFERTIAEYEEELCSSREENERHRKRLDAVFNPEEDPEPPHIKGEQEELWTSQEVEQLQGLEEAGLKFSFTVKSEDDEEEAQSSQLHQRQTEHMETEADGADCGGPEPDRKLDPERHPGPDTDETEDSADWEETEEPQSDVNPQNKEVPVSDVNCSTGNTSISSPECAGSSDHKGHLEKPTSSKTGEKPFQCSLCDKRFGLNKCLKRHMIVHTGEKLFSCSVCSKTFTQKGTLKGHMTVHTGEKLFSCSVCSKTFSLKGNLNAHMNVHTGAKPFRCSVCSKIFTRKRNLNAHMTIHTGEKPFSCSVCSKPFRHKGNLNYHMIDHTGEKPFSCSMCSQTFQRKRNLNAHMTVCPHRGNI